The following proteins are encoded in a genomic region of Glycine soja cultivar W05 chromosome 17, ASM419377v2, whole genome shotgun sequence:
- the LOC114393564 gene encoding uncharacterized protein LOC114393564 has product IAHSLLGQNRFDRCFTRPSTFFIQIYIFVAFLFSSAFPNTSRNFTKPFQKLCFSMATSPKDTSSPGSPSVPSSPSSTKAPSNQEQPEFHIQPIQMIPGQAPVPEKLVPKRQQGVKISENPSPATSPREVDPEMDKKIRSIVSSILKNASVPDADEDVPTSSTPNVSVPDADKDVPTSSTPNAEALPSPSEEESTEEEDQATEETPAPRAPEPAPGDLIDLEKVESDEEPIANKLAPGIAERLQSRKGKTPITRSGRIKTMAQKKSTPITPTTSRWSKVAVPSKKRKEISSSDSDYDVELDVPDIKRAKKSGKKVPENVPDAPLDNISFHSIGNVERWKFVYQRRLALERELGRNALDCKEIMDLIKAAGLLKTVTKLGDCYESLVREFIVNIPSDITNRKSDEYQKVFVRGKCVRFSPAVINKYLGRPTEGVVDIAVSEHQIAKEITAKRVQHWPKKGKLSAGKLSVKYAILHRIGAANWVPTNHTSTVATGLGKFLYAVGTKSKFNFGNYIFYQTVKHSESFAVKLPIAFPTVLCGIMLSQHPNILNNIDSVMKRESPLSLHYKLFEGTHVPNIVSTSGKAAASGAVSKDALIAELKDTCKVLEATIKATTEKKMELERLIERLSESGIDDGEAAEEEEEAAEEEEDAAEETESDDDDSEATP; this is encoded by the coding sequence atagcacattcattactgggccaaaacagattcgaccgttgcttcacacgcccctctacattcttcattcaaatttatattttcgtggCATTCTTGTTTTCATCAGCATTTCCCAACACCTCTCGGAATTTCACGAAACCAtttcaaaagctctgcttctccatggctacctcaccaaaagatacTTCATCACCTGGTTCGccttctgtaccatcatctccatcatccaccaaagcaccatcaaaccaggaacaacctgaattccatatccaacccatacaaatgattcctggtcaagcccctgttcctgagaaactggttcccaaaagacaacagggagtgaagatttctgaaaaccctagccctgcaacaagtcctagggaagtagacccggagatggataagaagattcgcagtattgtgagtagcattctgaaaaatgcgtctgtccctgatgctgatgaagatgttccaacatcctccaccccgaatgtttctgtccctgatgctgacaaagatgttccaacatcttccaccccaaatgctgaagccctcccttcacccagtgaagaggaatcaacagaagaagaagatcaagccacagaagagacccctgcaccaagggcaccagaacctgctccaggtgacctcattgacctagaaaaagtagaatctgatgaggaacccattgccaacaagttagcacctggcattgcagaaagacttcaaagcagaaagggaaaaacccccattactaggtctggacgaatcaaaactatggcccagaagaagagcactccaatcactcctaccacatccagatggagcaaagttgcagtcccttccaagaagaggaaagaaatttcctcatctgattctgattatgatgtcgaactagatgttcccgacatcaagcgggccaagaaatcagggaaaaaggtgcctgaaaatgtccctgatgcaccattggacaacatctcattccactccattggcaatgttgaaaggtggaaatttgtatatcaacgaaggcttgctttagaaagagaactgggaagaaatgccttggattgcaaggagatcatggacctcatcaaggctgctggactgctgaaaactgtcaccaagttgggagattgctatgaaagtctagtcagggaattcattgtcaacattccctctgacataacaaacagaaagagtgatgagtatcagaaagtgtttgtcagaggaaaatgtgttagattctcccctgctgtaatcaacaaatacctgggcagaccaactgaaggagtggtggatattgctgtgtctgagcatcaaattgccaaggaaatcactgccaaacgagtccagcattggccaaagaaagggaagctttctgcagggaagctaagtgtgaagtatgcaatcctgcacaggattggggctgcaaactgggtacccaccaatcatacttccactgttgccacaggtttgggtaaatttctgtatgctgttggaaccaagtccaaatttaattttggaaactatattttttatcaaactgttaagcattcagaatcctttgctgtcaaattacccattgccttcccaactgtattgtgtggcattatgttgagtcaacatcccaatattctaaacaacattgactctgtgatgaagagagaatctcctctatccctgcattacaaactgtttgaggggacacatgtcccaaacattgtctcgacatcagggaaagctgctgcttcaggtgctgtatccaaggatgccttgattgctgaactcaaggacacatgcaaggtgctggaggcaaccatcaaagccaccacagagaagaaaatggagctggaacggctgatcgaaagactctcagaaagtggaattgatgatggagaagcagctgaggaagaagaagaagctgctgaggaagaagaagatgcagcagaagagacagaatcagatgatgatgattctgaggccaccccatga